A window of Nicotiana tabacum cultivar K326 chromosome 24, ASM71507v2, whole genome shotgun sequence contains these coding sequences:
- the LOC107772190 gene encoding uncharacterized protein At5g01610 — protein MEKALTKVGSIKVGSFWLTKKAKEEFNNISGDINSISSTVEEKAKWIFNKLKGTPMKSLPDLLREHNLPPGLFPQNVTSFELDDSKSKLTVYLPSPCEITFKDGTLIRYATRVKCILLRDKLIGIEGMKTKVLVWVKITNVSVEGYRSEKVWFTAGVKKSRPREAYDIPRDAVRVKEF, from the exons ATGGAGAAAGCTTTAACTAAAGTTGGGAGCATTAAAGTTGGAAGCTTTTGGCTAACCAAGAAAGCTAAAGAAGAATTTAACAATATCTCTGGAGATATCAAT AGCATCTCAAGTACTGTTGAAGAGAAGGCGAAGTGGATCTTTAACAAGTTAAAAG GAACGCCTATGAAGAGTTTGCCAGATCTTCTACGAGAACACAATCTCCCACCTGGCCTTTTCCCTCAGAACGTAACTAGTTTTGAATTAGACGACTCCAAATCAAAGCTGACCGTTTACCTTCCGTCACCATGTGAGATCACCTTCAAGGACGGCACTTTGATTAGGTATGCTACGAGGGTAAAATGCATTCTACTTAGAGACAAGCTTATAGGCATAGAAGGAATGAAGACCAAAGTCTTAGTATGGGTGAAGATCACAAATGTGTCTGTCGAAGGCTACAGGTCGGAGAAGGTTTGGTTTACTGCAGGTGTAAAGAAATCAAGGCCAAGAGAAGCTTATGACATTCCTCGCGATGCAGTTAGAGTTAAAGAGTTTTGA
- the LOC107802989 gene encoding xylan glycosyltransferase MUCI21 codes for MKINLVKKRASKPTMAFLGLMLFVLMIIMVGQNQLFFFSRLHSFIDSTPRTISHKHGGSSVQKSKSIISCDRSHYFYDICSINGPTIFDPFESTFSDMDPTNKNNTNITVEKIRPYPRKWENFTMGRIKEITLTTGPLSPTCLIQHKAQALVFSVGGYTGNFFHDINDGFLPLFITVNSLFPNQDFIFVISKLEDWWVQKYKDLLQSFSKHPIINLDKEINVTHCFPKATLGLMSHGFMTIDPKLTPTSKTLIDFHKFLATTYGAGHKPLRTLSQPQPQPRPQLVLASRNGSVGRLILNHDEVKLVAEQIGFEVILFEPSKNTSLHESFGLIHSSHAMIGVHGAALTHALFLRPSSIFIQIIPIGAEGVSDLCFGKIARDMKLVYEEYKIGIEESSLVDKFAKEDSLVLKNPKALQENGWSKEIMDIYLREQNIKLDLNRFRMYLKRAYRKAKAFMAVNG; via the exons ATGAAGATTAATTTGGTGAAGAAAAGAGCTTCAAAGCCAACAATGGCGTTTCTGGGACTCATGCTTTTCGTCTTAATGATTATAATGGTGGGGCAAAATcaacttttcttcttctccaGACTTCATTCTTTTATTGACTCAACCCCTCGTACAATCAGTCATAAACATGGAG GTTCTTCAGTACAAAAATCCAAGTCAATAATCAGCTGCGACAGgtctcattatttttatgatatttgCTCAATCAACGGGCCAACAATTTTTGACCCATTTGAGTCAACTTTCTCTGACATGGATCCAAccaataagaataacacaaatatcaCAGTTGAAAAGATTAGGCCCTACCCAAGAAAATGGGAGAATTTCACAATGGGCCGAATCAAGGAAATTACTCTAACTACAGGCCCATTAAGCCCAACATGTTTGATCCAACACAAAGCCCAAGCTCTTGTATTCAGTGTGGGAGGGTACACTGGAAATTTTTTCCATGACATAAATGATGGATTCCTTCCCTTATTTATCACTGTTAATTCTTTGTTTCCTAATCAAGATTTCATATTTGTAATCTCCAAATTGGAAGATTGGTGGGTCCAAAAGTACAAGGATTTATTACAAAGCTTTAGCAAACACCCCATCATTAATCTTGACAAGGAGATTAATGTCACACATTGTTTTCCTAAAGCAACACTTGGCCTAATGTCACATGGTTTTATGACCATAGACCCAAAATTAACACCAACCTCCAAAACCCTAATAGATTTTCATAAATTTCTAGCTACCACATATGGCGCCGGTCATAAACCTCTAAGAACCCTGTCTCAACCTCAGCCTCAGCCTCGACCTCAGCTCGTGCTGGCAAGCCGTAACGGAAGTGTTGGACGTTTGATACTGAACCATGACGAAGTAAAATTAGTCGCGGAACAGATTGGTTTCGAGGTAATTTTGTTCGAGCCGAGCAAAAACACATCATTGCATGAATCATTTGGATTGATACACTCAAGCCATGCAATGATTGGTGTGCATGGAGCAGCACTAACACATGCATTATTTCTACGTCCTAGTTCAATATTCATTCAAATTATTCCAATAGGAGCAGAAGGAGTTTCAGATCTTTGTTTTGGGAAAATAGCCAGGGATATGAAGTTGGTTTATGAGGAATACAAAATTGGAATTGAAGAAAGCAGTTTAGTGGACAAATTTGCAAAAGAAGATAGTTTGGTGCTCAAAAATCCAAAGGCTCTTCAAGAAAATGGTTGGTCTAAGGAGATTATGGATATTTATCTTAGAGAACAAAATATAAAGTTGGATTTAAATCGCTTTAGGATGTACTTGAAGAGAGCATACAGAAAAGCAAAAGCATTTATGGCTGTTAATGGATAG